The following proteins are encoded in a genomic region of Brachypodium distachyon strain Bd21 chromosome 1, Brachypodium_distachyon_v3.0, whole genome shotgun sequence:
- the LOC100829859 gene encoding uncharacterized protein LOC100829859: MGMELGLSELPELAPLSPIRTPAGDGDEDAAAAAAGCCVTPKAAGSVLSVAMAPSEELGAEDAAGRCVTPTAAAGSVLPVAMAMAPSQEIEGGGAADDADVVCCVTPMAATGSVAMAAAQVPQEEDGGVSYTTPTAAESALREATACPPAPRKKKPWAAEEEWAKRKLQRRLFVQVPHDLTTVFLARGDPPPPPSPSPPAAKKLRRGACRAGAAIDLCRALS, translated from the coding sequence ATGGGCATGGAGCTCGGCCTGTCTGAATTGCCTGAATTGGCGCCGCTCAGCCCGATCCGGACGCcggccggagacggagacgaagatgccgccgctgccgccgccgggtgCTGCGTCACGCCGAAGGCGGCAGGATCCGTGCTGTCCGTGGCCATGGCGCCATCAGAGGAGCTAGGCGCCGAAGACGCCGCCGGGCGCTGCGTCACGCCGACGGCCGCCGCGGGCTCCGTGCTGCccgtggccatggccatggcgccATCACAGGAGatagaaggcggcggcgcggccgacgacgccgacgtCGTGTGCTGCGTCACGCCGATGGCGGCGACCGGCTccgtggccatggcggcagcaCAAGTGccgcaggaggaggacggaggCGTCTCCTACACGACGCCGACGGCAGCCGAGAGCGCGCTGCGGGAGGCCACGGCgtgcccgccggcgccgaggaagaagaagccgtgggcggcggaggaggagtgggCCAAGAGGAAGCTGCAGCGCCGGCTCTTCGTCCAGGTGCCGCACGACCTCACCACCGTCTTCCTCGCGCGCGGCgaccccccgccgccgccttcgccttcgccgccggccgccaagAAGCTCCGCCGCGGCGCGTGCCGTGCGGGCGCCGCCATCGACCTGTGCCGCGCGCTCTCTTGA